From the genome of Papaver somniferum cultivar HN1 chromosome 2, ASM357369v1, whole genome shotgun sequence, one region includes:
- the LOC113351971 gene encoding uncharacterized protein LOC113351971, producing the protein MRGNELSHVNYVSRVLRDAELRYLRVEQACLAFIYATQKLQPYLLIHETIVVAAAKPIAYLASKLVLTGRTSRWLLQLSEFELKYQRPNAVRGQAITDLIATFFGEGDDEVHEYIPGEVAATDIDKPWTMFFDGSSYGTVGGARVVFEAPQGDLLSYSFKLDFPCSNNVGEYEALILGLRMAKEINLGSLEVKGDLGLVTNQVNGDFHVKEPHLAPYRAEAQRLMNQTGSTLDHTGRGRNNHADALETLASKVKLNGEEEGTFTIRRKELPNTWKEDRSFEETDDWRRVYIEDLTRMDEGRVISTQDLKQFLVIQGALYYRADGGSLARCVNKREAEKLLQELHAETCGKTGDVRLYM; encoded by the coding sequence ATGAGAGGGAACGAGTTATCGCATGTCAATTATGTCAGCCGGGTTCTGCGAGATGCAGAATTAAGATATTTGCGCGTGGAACAGGCGTGCTTAGCTTTCATATACGCAACGCAGAAGTTACAGCCTTATCTTTTGATACATGAAACCATCGTAGTAGCGGCGGCGAAACCTATAGCTTACTTAGCTTCGAAACTTGTCCTAACGGGAAGAACTTCCCGGTGGCTACTACAATTGTCGGAGTTCGAGCTCAAATATCAACGCCCAAATGCAGTTCGAGGACAAGCAATAACCGATCTCATAGCAACGTTTTTTGGAGAAGGGGATGATGAAGTGCACGAATATATACCCGGAGAAGTGGCAGCCACAGACATTGACAAGCCCTGGACCATGTTCTTTGACGGGTCATCATATGGTACTGTCGGAGGCGCCAGAGTAGTATTTGAAGCACCACAAGGGGATCTGCTCTCATACTCGTTCAAATTGGACTTCCCATGTAGTAACAATGTCGGGGAGTATGAAGCACTGATTTTGGGACTCCGAATGGCGAAGGAGATCAATCTAGGGAGCCTAGAAGTTAAGGGTGACTTGGGGCTCGTGACGAACCAAGTGAATGGAGACTTTCATGTCAAAGAACCGCACTTAGCGCCCTATCGGGCAGAGGCCCAAAGATTGATGAACCAAACGGGGTCGACTCTAGACCATACTGGTAGAGGCCGAAATAATCACGCGGATGCCCTGGAAACCCTGGCGAGCAAAGTAAAATTGAATGGCGAGGAAGAAGGCACTTTCACGATACGAAGAAAAGAGCTGCCCAACACTTGGAAAGAGGACCGGTCTTTCGAGGAAACAGACGACTGGAGGCGGGTATATATTGAAGACCTGACCAGGATGGATGAAGGAAGAGTAATTTCCACCCAAGACTTGAAGCAATTCTTAGTGATCCAAGGAGCCTTGTACTATAGGGCAGACGGAGGATCCCTTGCGAGGTGTGTGAATAAGAGAGAAGCTGAGAAGCTTCTCCAGGAGCTGCACGCGGAAACATGTGGGAAAACCGGCGACGTCCGCCTCTACATGTAA
- the LOC113351972 gene encoding uncharacterized protein LOC113351972 produces the protein MGVYWQSMSSQAAALQDSCADCQAPPQPAEFCAIEEEDWRKPYIDFIQHRRLPSDRQATLKIQNKATRFFIHEGVLYRRSYGNVVLQYMSDREALEVMTRSHDAEHQGMRKLFLQLYEGGFYWPTMKSDTAEHVRKCLNCQTHGNMIQAPHTLLRNIVTPYPFHSWGLGLTGPINPMSSKRHKYIITATECASKWVEAIPLKDYT, from the coding sequence ATGGGTGTGTATTGGCAAAGCATGTCATCTCAAGCGGCAGCACTCCAAGACAGCTGCGCCGATTGTCAAGCTCCACCGCAGCCTGCGGAATTCTGCGCTatcgaagaagaagattggaggaAACCCTACATCGATTTCATCCAGCACAGGAGGTTACCCAGTGACAGGCAGGCGActctaaaaatccaaaataagGCAACGCGTTTCTTCATACACGAGGGCGTCCTTTATCGCAGAAGCTATGGTAACGTCGTGTTACAGTACATGTCGGATCGGGAGGCGTTAGAGGTAATGACTCGGTCTCACGATGCTGAACATCAGGGGATGCGGAAACTGTTCTTACAACTTTATGAGGGAGGCTTCTACTGGCCAACCATGAAAAGCGATACCGCGGAACATGTTCGAAAATGCTTAAACTGCCAGACACATGGAAATATGATCCAAGCACCTCACACTCTACTACGCAACATAGTGACACCATATCCGTTCCATAGCTGGGGACTCGGCCTCACAGGACCGATTAACCCGATGTCTTCAAAACGCCACAAATACATAATAACAGCCACGGAGTGTGCatccaagtgggtcgaagcaataCCCCTTAAAGATTACACATGA